The proteins below are encoded in one region of Saccopteryx leptura isolate mSacLep1 chromosome 1, mSacLep1_pri_phased_curated, whole genome shotgun sequence:
- the GPR19 gene encoding probable G-protein coupled receptor 19, producing MNMVFAHRMDNSKSPLVIPTLLVPLQNHSCPDTATPLPSHDLTDLYEEHGWMGNTTDLQYGLNPGEVATASIFFGTLWLLSVFGNSLVCLVIHRSRRTQSTTNYFVVSLACADLLVSIASSPFVLLQFVTGRWTLGSAMCRVVRYFQYLTPGVQIYVLLSICIDRFYTIVYPLSFKVSREKAKKMIAASWIFNAAFVIPVFFFYSSSWDNHCNYFLPSSWEATAYTVIHFLVGFVIPTVLIILFYQKVIKYIWRIGTDGRTVRRTMNIVPRTKVKTVKMFLILNLLFLLSWLPFHVAQLWHPHERDYKKSSLVFTAITWVSFSSSASKPTLYSIYNASFRRGMKETFCMSSMKCYRSNAYTITTSSRIAKKNYVGISDIPPTAKTVTKDSVYDSFDREAKEKKLAWPINSNPPNTFV from the coding sequence atgaatatggtTTTTGCTCACAGAATGGACAACAGCAAGTCACCTTTGGTTATCCCGACCCTTCTGGTGCCCCTCCAGAACCACAGCTGCCCCGACACAGCTACACCTCTGCCAAGCCATGACCTGACGGACTTGTATGAGGAGCACGGCTGGATGGGCAACACCACAGACCTGCAATATGGACTGAACCCCGGGGAAGTAGCCACAGCCAGCATCTTCTTTGGCACCCTGTGGTTGTTGTCGGTCTTTGGCAATTCCCTGGTCTGTCTGGTTATCCACAGGAGTAGGAGAACGCAGTCCACCACCAACTACTTTGTGGTCTCCCTGGCGTGTGCCGATCTTCTCGTCAGCATTGCCAGCTCACCTTTCGTCCTGCTGCAGTTCGTCACTGGCAGGTGGACGCTTGGCAGTGCAATGTGCAGGGTTGTACGGTATTTTCAGTATCTCACCCCAGGCGTCCAGATCTATGTGCTCCTCTCCATCTGCATAGACCGCTTCTATACCATTGTCTATCCTCTGAGCTTCAAGGTGTCCAGagaaaaagccaagaaaatgATTGCGGCGTCGTGGATCTTTAATGCCGCCTTCGTGATCCCTGTGTTCTTTTTCTACAGCTCCAGCTGGGACAATCACTGTAActatttcctcccttcctcttgggAAGCAACTGCCTATACTGTCATCCATTTCTTGGTGGGCTTTGTGATTCCAACTGTCCTCATAATCTTATTTTACCAGAAGGTCATAAAGTATATCTGGAGAATAGGCACTGATGGCCGAACTGTGAGGAGGACAATGAACATTGTCCCAAGGACAAAAGTCAAAACTGTCAAGATGTTTCTCATTTTAAACCTATTGTTTttgctctcctggctgccatttcaCGTGGCTCAGCTGTGGCACCCCCATGAACGGGACTACAAGAAAAGTTCCCTTGTGTTCACAGCGATCACATGGGTATCCTTTAGCTCTTCAGCCTCAAAACCGACTCTGTATTCCATTTATAATGCCAGTTTTAGGAGAGGAATGAAAGAGACTTTCTGCATGTCCTCGATGAAATGTTACCGAAGCAATGCCTATACTATCACAACCAGCTCGAGGATAGCGAAAAAAAACTACGTTGGCATTTCAGATATCCCTCCCACGGCCAAAACTGTAACCAAAGACTCAGTCTATGACTCATTTGATAGAGAGGCCAAGGAAAAGAAGCTTGCTTGGCCCATTAATTCAAATCCACCAAACACTTTTGTCTAA